One Egicoccus halophilus genomic region harbors:
- a CDS encoding AAA family ATPase, with translation MEVSPFPYQGPLPPDRVRGRDGLLQDLAERVTERRVTALLGPRRFGKTSVLRRLAADLTEVSTIAIDLFGVQTHADAVVRLSSAMQAAVPSIREPAVELSVEAGIDLGGLQAKLALSPARRPDARALFDQLVQMLVTLGRRMPLLLVFDEFQSLTTVDGATAVLRTRLQHHYADVGLIFAGSAPSAMRDVFTRHDQPFFNQADLVTIEPLDLAAVHAIVVDGFADTGRDAGSVAGNLFDLTGGHPQRTMRAADQVWRLTGPGESADGRWGRALTRLRDAEAGVLAATYDDLTATEKKVVRIYANGGSIYGSAAERLELSPGAANHARDRLLADGKLRHRDEGDIVVTDPLLADWLVRRLPL, from the coding sequence ATGGAGGTCTCGCCGTTTCCCTACCAGGGACCGCTGCCGCCCGACCGGGTGCGGGGGCGCGACGGGTTGCTGCAGGACCTGGCCGAGCGCGTCACCGAACGGCGGGTGACCGCGCTGCTCGGACCACGGCGGTTCGGCAAGACCTCCGTCCTGCGGCGCCTGGCAGCAGACCTCACGGAGGTCTCGACCATCGCGATCGACCTGTTCGGCGTGCAGACCCACGCGGACGCGGTCGTGCGGCTGTCCTCGGCGATGCAGGCGGCGGTCCCGAGCATCCGCGAGCCGGCCGTGGAGCTGTCGGTCGAGGCCGGGATCGACCTCGGCGGGCTGCAGGCCAAGCTCGCGCTGTCGCCCGCCAGACGGCCGGACGCCCGGGCGCTGTTCGACCAGCTGGTGCAGATGCTGGTCACGCTGGGGCGCCGCATGCCGCTGCTGCTCGTGTTCGACGAGTTCCAGTCGCTCACCACCGTCGACGGGGCCACGGCGGTGCTGCGCACCCGCCTGCAGCACCACTACGCGGACGTCGGGCTGATCTTCGCCGGATCGGCGCCGTCGGCGATGCGGGACGTGTTCACCCGTCACGACCAGCCGTTCTTCAACCAGGCGGACCTCGTGACCATCGAGCCGCTGGACCTCGCCGCGGTCCACGCCATCGTCGTCGACGGCTTCGCCGACACCGGCCGGGACGCCGGATCGGTGGCGGGCAACCTCTTCGACCTCACCGGTGGCCATCCCCAGCGGACCATGCGCGCGGCGGACCAGGTGTGGCGACTGACCGGCCCGGGCGAGTCCGCGGACGGGCGGTGGGGTAGAGCGTTGACACGCCTTCGCGACGCCGAGGCCGGCGTGCTGGCCGCCACCTACGACGACCTGACGGCGACCGAGAAGAAGGTCGTGCGTATCTACGCCAACGGCGGCTCGATCTACGGCTCGGCGGCGGAACGGCTCGAGCTGTCCCCCGGCGCGGCGAACCACGCCCGCGACCGCCTACTGGCCGACGGCAAGTTGCGCCACCGCGACGAGGGCGACATCGTGG
- a CDS encoding NADPH:quinone oxidoreductase family protein, protein MRAVQVTRLDGPDAVEVADIDEPAGDGLVVVDVHAAGVTFPDVLVTRGQYQVKPDLPFVPGSEVAGVVRSAPEGAGVGVGDRVAAFGGFGGFAETVAVDPGLVFALPDELSFAAAAGLPMNYLTVHFALVRRGGLQPGETVLVHGAAGGVGTAAVQLAKALDARVVAVVSSDAKAEVARRAGADETVPADGFRDAVAALTDGRGVDLVVDPVGGDRFTDSLRSLAPEGRLLVIGFTAGEIPTVKVNRLLLNNLAVVGVGWGAFWLRETDYPRQQWTELWPHLEAGVLRPVLGSTYPLEHAAEALRELDERRAQGKVVLEVR, encoded by the coding sequence GTGCGGGCGGTACAGGTGACGCGGTTGGACGGGCCGGACGCGGTGGAGGTCGCCGACATCGACGAACCGGCCGGCGACGGGCTCGTGGTCGTCGACGTGCATGCCGCCGGCGTCACCTTCCCCGACGTCCTGGTGACCCGCGGCCAGTACCAGGTCAAGCCGGACCTGCCGTTCGTGCCGGGCTCGGAGGTCGCCGGCGTGGTCCGCAGTGCCCCGGAGGGCGCCGGAGTCGGCGTCGGTGATCGCGTCGCGGCCTTCGGCGGTTTCGGCGGGTTCGCCGAGACGGTCGCGGTCGACCCGGGGCTGGTGTTCGCGTTGCCGGACGAGCTGTCGTTCGCCGCCGCTGCCGGACTGCCGATGAACTACCTCACCGTCCACTTCGCCCTCGTGCGGCGCGGCGGGTTGCAGCCGGGGGAGACGGTGCTGGTCCACGGTGCCGCCGGGGGGGTCGGCACGGCTGCCGTGCAGCTCGCCAAGGCCCTCGACGCCCGGGTCGTCGCCGTCGTCTCCAGCGACGCGAAGGCCGAGGTGGCACGCCGCGCCGGGGCCGACGAGACCGTGCCCGCCGACGGGTTCCGGGATGCCGTGGCGGCGCTCACCGACGGCCGCGGGGTCGACCTGGTGGTCGACCCGGTGGGCGGGGACCGGTTCACCGACTCGCTGCGCAGCCTCGCGCCCGAGGGGCGGTTGCTGGTGATCGGGTTCACGGCCGGCGAGATCCCGACCGTGAAGGTCAACCGGCTCCTGCTCAACAACCTCGCCGTCGTCGGCGTCGGATGGGGGGCCTTCTGGCTGCGCGAGACCGACTACCCGCGTCAGCAGTGGACCGAGTTGTGGCCGCACCTCGAGGCCGGGGTGCTGCGGCCGGTGCTCGGGTCGACCTACCCGCTCGAGCACGCCGCCGAGGCGCTGCGCGAGCTCGACGAGCGCCGCGCCCAGGGCAAGGTCGTCCTCGAGGTCCGTTGA
- a CDS encoding siderophore-interacting protein encodes MYGQVVAVERLTPSMVRITLGGEGLAGFAPVDATDAYVNVAIPPDGAAYTAPFAIETVTQLPNEQRPHRRRYTVRRWNAARRELQLDVVVHGDVGVGGRWAAAAQVGDALVFQGPSGKYRPDPSADWHLFAGDESALPAIAASLEVLPAGVPAVARIVVDGPDHELELRTAADLDLVWLYRGGTDLDPQLLQHAVRSLQAPVGRVHAFVHGEAGEIREVRRHLLAERGVPKADLSCSPYWRRTYTDEAWREVKRDWVAEVERDVA; translated from the coding sequence ATGTACGGGCAGGTGGTGGCGGTCGAGCGTCTGACGCCGTCGATGGTGCGGATCACGCTGGGCGGCGAGGGGTTGGCCGGGTTCGCGCCCGTCGACGCGACCGACGCGTACGTCAACGTGGCGATCCCGCCGGACGGGGCCGCCTACACCGCGCCCTTCGCGATCGAGACCGTGACCCAGCTGCCGAACGAGCAGCGGCCGCACCGGCGCCGCTACACCGTGCGGCGCTGGAACGCTGCCCGGAGGGAATTGCAGCTCGACGTCGTGGTGCACGGTGACGTCGGCGTCGGCGGCCGCTGGGCCGCCGCCGCACAGGTCGGTGACGCCCTGGTGTTCCAGGGGCCGTCCGGGAAGTACCGTCCCGACCCGAGCGCCGACTGGCACCTGTTCGCCGGCGACGAGTCGGCCTTACCGGCCATCGCCGCCTCGCTCGAGGTGCTGCCCGCCGGCGTGCCGGCCGTGGCGCGCATCGTCGTGGACGGTCCCGACCACGAGCTCGAGCTGCGCACCGCCGCCGACCTCGACCTGGTCTGGCTGTACCGCGGCGGCACCGACCTCGACCCGCAACTGCTGCAGCACGCCGTCCGGTCGCTGCAGGCACCGGTCGGTCGCGTCCACGCCTTCGTGCACGGCGAGGCAGGCGAGATCCGTGAGGTTCGCCGTCACCTGCTCGCCGAGCGGGGTGTGCCGAAGGCCGACCTGTCCTGCTCGCCGTACTGGCGACGCACCTACACCGACGAGGCCTGGCGGGAGGTCAAGCGGGACTGGGTGGCCGAGGTCGAGCGCGACGTCGCCTGA
- a CDS encoding DUF6603 domain-containing protein, which produces MTTNLVVVALEQFTDLLQPIREITEADDPLLATRRFLRSAGWHLHGTIDVAPITSTAGTVLAAVEAAKDGLDPKDLVQFTRATVDVLGVVAKLGDLIDAFTAAGPGGDSATREALGEDVVHRLLVGWLRRRRVVRHLASPLGLITTVDVDERAFGGWLVRRAGTAERLRPAALLDLLDDPVATVRDILAPHGIDERALAATTNLFVARLFDPALRAVGGRWELHPDALADADRVLDLGRKGFIDLTFPVADGDGNASVGTTYEVLSGSDVSSRGTTGPGLELAPHGRYSHRFSRDGWEIDLAVMVLLAGVDAGTAAPAIVVDADGVHLDAHVTAEAAVGASFDLDVLVGGMGSRIELGTIELRFETGVSATGLDVELEVVARGARIVFSAADLGAAVAAVVDFENAIEFDLGLAWSIRDGLRLSGAASLVLEFTEGIDIGGVVALSGMRVALELGDGLSVAATADVRIALGPVAMVFEDVGLAAVIALGSGDGPPFALAPRLPTGIGVRIDAGVVRGGGFLSFDPERGEYAGILELGIPALSLSLKAVGIFTTDLPGGADGYALLLLVYAEFPAVQLGYGFTLNGVGGILGIQHGVSLDALTAGMRTGALDNVLFPDDPVARAPGLLNDLRAVFPIVPGALTFGPVLQLGWGTGIVTLSLGLVVQFDDVLGGGGAGPTLSRIVLIGQLEVRLPPIEGVPALVRLLVDIVGWFEVSDLELGIDARLRDSHVSGLPLTGSLTVRARFGDRPTFVMAVGGFHPAFTDLPPGLPPQDRIGFALVRGKLRAELAAYLAITSNTFQVGAQVSVRAEVMGFRVEAYLGFDALFVFEPRFHFTIDFRVGASISYKKWDFASVRFRGNLTGPGRWQLTGYATVTILGFDKDVDVNEAWGAAPATPLPNVAVLSRVVQALTSADAWQASLPAGPLVTLRPVEAGLGEVVVHPMGRLQARQTVVPLGIDVARVGASRPSDGPRYTIDLATVEVGGVPATDVRLVQEHFARAEYLDLSEDDKLAAPSFERFDAGIAIGLDGFVLPDRHVGFEPEHETKYLQASEVSELTLLRGDLLVTLSHWGAAAYTERARYLRLVGHDRLAIEVREPGHEVVDAVTLAPVTLPEHAVTGDRPMTFTEAMQWSEAVAGPVLAVQRAEVLA; this is translated from the coding sequence ATGACCACCAACCTCGTCGTGGTCGCACTCGAGCAGTTCACCGACCTGTTGCAACCGATACGCGAGATCACCGAGGCCGACGACCCGCTGCTCGCGACCCGACGCTTCCTGCGCTCGGCGGGTTGGCACCTGCACGGCACGATCGACGTCGCGCCGATCACCTCGACGGCCGGGACGGTCCTCGCCGCCGTGGAAGCAGCGAAGGACGGTCTCGATCCGAAGGACCTGGTCCAGTTCACCCGCGCCACGGTGGACGTGCTCGGTGTGGTCGCCAAACTCGGCGACCTCATCGACGCGTTCACGGCCGCCGGGCCCGGCGGCGACTCGGCGACGCGCGAGGCACTCGGCGAGGACGTCGTCCACCGACTGTTGGTCGGCTGGTTGCGGCGCCGACGCGTCGTGCGTCACCTCGCCTCGCCCCTGGGACTGATCACCACGGTCGACGTCGACGAGCGGGCCTTCGGCGGGTGGCTCGTCCGACGGGCGGGAACGGCCGAACGACTCCGTCCGGCCGCGTTGCTCGATCTGCTCGACGACCCGGTCGCCACGGTCCGCGACATCCTCGCGCCTCACGGCATCGACGAGCGTGCGCTGGCGGCGACGACCAACCTGTTCGTGGCCAGGTTGTTCGACCCGGCGCTGCGCGCTGTCGGTGGCCGCTGGGAGTTGCATCCCGACGCGCTCGCTGACGCCGACCGTGTGCTCGACCTCGGCCGCAAGGGCTTCATCGACCTGACCTTCCCGGTCGCCGACGGTGACGGCAACGCGAGTGTCGGCACCACCTACGAGGTGCTGTCCGGATCGGACGTCTCCAGCCGCGGAACCACCGGTCCGGGGCTCGAGCTCGCGCCGCACGGCCGTTACTCGCATCGGTTCAGTCGCGACGGCTGGGAGATCGATCTGGCGGTGATGGTGCTGCTCGCTGGCGTCGACGCGGGCACGGCGGCGCCCGCGATCGTCGTGGACGCCGACGGTGTCCACCTCGACGCTCACGTGACCGCCGAAGCAGCGGTCGGTGCGAGTTTCGACCTCGACGTCCTGGTCGGTGGCATGGGCAGCCGCATCGAACTCGGGACGATCGAGCTCCGCTTCGAGACGGGGGTCTCCGCCACCGGCCTCGATGTGGAACTCGAGGTGGTCGCGCGTGGTGCCCGGATCGTGTTCAGCGCCGCCGACCTCGGTGCGGCCGTCGCTGCCGTCGTCGACTTCGAGAACGCGATCGAGTTCGACCTCGGCCTGGCCTGGTCGATCCGGGACGGGCTGCGGCTGTCGGGCGCCGCGTCGCTCGTGCTCGAGTTCACCGAGGGCATCGACATCGGCGGGGTCGTCGCGCTGTCCGGCATGCGCGTCGCTCTCGAGCTCGGTGACGGGCTGTCCGTGGCGGCCACCGCGGACGTGCGGATCGCGCTGGGACCGGTCGCGATGGTGTTCGAGGACGTCGGCCTGGCAGCCGTGATAGCGCTCGGCAGCGGTGACGGCCCGCCCTTCGCGCTCGCGCCGAGGCTGCCGACCGGGATCGGGGTCCGGATCGACGCCGGGGTCGTCCGCGGCGGTGGGTTCTTGAGCTTCGACCCCGAACGTGGTGAGTACGCCGGCATCCTGGAACTCGGCATCCCGGCGCTGTCGCTCTCGCTCAAGGCGGTCGGGATCTTCACCACCGACCTGCCCGGCGGCGCCGACGGCTACGCGCTGCTGTTGCTCGTCTACGCGGAATTCCCGGCCGTGCAGCTCGGATACGGATTCACGCTCAACGGTGTCGGAGGCATCCTCGGCATCCAGCACGGGGTCAGCCTCGATGCGCTGACCGCCGGCATGCGGACCGGGGCGCTCGACAACGTGCTGTTCCCCGACGATCCGGTCGCCCGGGCGCCAGGGCTGCTCAACGACCTTCGTGCGGTGTTTCCGATCGTCCCAGGCGCACTGACCTTCGGACCCGTGCTCCAACTCGGCTGGGGCACCGGCATCGTCACGTTGTCACTCGGACTGGTGGTGCAGTTCGACGACGTCCTGGGCGGTGGCGGCGCCGGACCGACGCTGTCACGGATCGTCCTGATCGGCCAGCTCGAGGTGCGGTTGCCGCCGATCGAGGGCGTCCCGGCGCTGGTCCGGCTGCTGGTCGACATCGTGGGTTGGTTCGAGGTGAGCGACCTCGAACTCGGTATCGACGCGCGCTTGCGCGACTCCCACGTCTCGGGATTGCCGCTGACGGGTTCACTCACGGTCCGAGCCCGCTTCGGTGACCGACCCACCTTCGTCATGGCCGTCGGCGGCTTCCATCCCGCGTTCACCGATCTGCCACCAGGGCTGCCGCCGCAGGACCGCATCGGTTTCGCCCTGGTCCGAGGGAAGCTCCGTGCGGAGCTCGCCGCCTATCTCGCGATCACCTCGAACACCTTCCAAGTCGGGGCGCAGGTGTCGGTCCGCGCCGAGGTCATGGGCTTTCGTGTCGAGGCATACCTGGGCTTCGACGCGCTGTTCGTGTTCGAACCACGCTTCCACTTCACGATCGACTTCCGGGTCGGCGCCTCGATCTCGTACAAGAAGTGGGACTTCGCCTCGGTGCGCTTCCGCGGGAACCTCACGGGACCGGGACGCTGGCAGCTCACGGGCTACGCGACCGTCACCATCCTCGGCTTCGACAAGGACGTCGACGTCAACGAGGCCTGGGGCGCGGCCCCCGCAACCCCGCTGCCGAACGTCGCCGTCCTGTCCCGTGTCGTGCAGGCGTTGACGTCCGCGGATGCCTGGCAGGCGAGCTTGCCGGCGGGACCTCTCGTCACGTTGCGCCCCGTCGAGGCGGGCCTCGGTGAGGTCGTCGTCCACCCGATGGGGCGACTGCAGGCGCGCCAGACGGTGGTCCCACTGGGCATCGACGTCGCCCGCGTCGGCGCCAGCCGGCCGAGCGATGGCCCTCGTTACACGATCGACCTCGCGACCGTCGAGGTCGGCGGCGTCCCGGCCACCGACGTCCGGCTCGTCCAGGAACACTTCGCCCGGGCCGAGTACCTCGACCTCTCCGAGGACGACAAGCTCGCGGCGCCGTCGTTCGAGCGGTTCGACGCCGGGATCGCGATCGGTCTCGACGGGTTCGTGCTGCCCGACCGGCACGTCGGCTTCGAGCCCGAGCACGAGACCAAGTACCTTCAGGCCTCGGAGGTGAGCGAGCTCACGCTGCTCCGGGGTGACCTGCTCGTCACGCTCAGCCACTGGGGCGCGGCCGCGTACACCGAACGGGCCCGGTACCTCCGGCTCGTCGGCCACGACCGGCTCGCCATCGAGGTCCGAGAACCCGGTCACGAGGTCGTCGATGCCGTCACGCTCGCACCGGTGACGCTGCCCGAGCACGCCGTCACCGGCGACCGTCCGATGACCTTCACCGAGGCGATGCAGTGGTCCGAGGCCGTGGCCGGCCCGGTGCTGGCCGTCCAACGGGCGGAGGTCTTGGCATGA